AACTAGGCCATGACCACGCTGCTTAGCGTTGACGACGCCGGTAAAAAGATCACCAAACGCTGGCTTTGGCAGCACCTTAACTTTTCTCTCCAGCCAGGCGAAGTTCTCGTGCTCACCGGGCCTTCCGGCTGCGGTAAATCTACTCTTTTAAATTGCATTGGCCTGCTCGACGACCTCACAACCGGAGAAATCCACGCTTTCGGCCGGCCCTATTCTCGGCTCAGCGGCCGCCAGCAGCGAAACCTCAGGCGCAATAACATCGGCTACCTCTTCCAGGACTTCGCACTCATCGATAACTCCAGCATCGAGGCCAACCTGCGAATAGCCTCCCGGTCGGATCACCGCCGCGCGGAGCTAGCCGGACTGATTACCGCCAGCCTCGACGCCGTCGGCCTAGCGGGGAGGCATAAGGACATCATCCACACTCTCAGCGGTGGTGAACAACAGCGGGTAGCCGTAGCGAGGCTGCTGTTGAGGCAACCAGAGCTTATCCTGGCCGATGAACCCACTGCCTCCCTGGATCGGGACAACGCTTCCGCTGTCCTCGGGCTCCTCAAGCAGGCAGCTCATAACGGTGCCGGAGTCATCATCGTCAGCCATGATCCGTGGGTCATCAGCCACTGTGACACCACCTATTCGTTGGTCGGGAACGCCACCAGTGAGCCGGCGGCGAACCGGCGCTAAATGAGGCTGAGAACCCAGGCGACCACCACGAGGACGAGCAAGAACCCCAGGGACTGCGTCACCCGCGACCTCGGATAACGTCGCCGAGGTCTCGGTAGCTTCTGATCCTGCTTGCGCAGCTCCTCTGGGTTAGCCATGTCGGTTAGTGTAGCGCTCAATCCGGTGGGGCAACCAGGCGATGGTGTCGACGACGCGCAGCAGCAGCCACGCCCCCACCGCCGAGGCCGGCAAAAGTACCACAAGCAGAATGGCAAGCTGCGCGCCCGGCGCGAGGCCGACGAGGGTTTGCATGAGCCAGTCCATTTAGTTGTCGACCGCCGATCCGGCTAGACCGCGGCGGGCAAGCAGCGCCTTGACGCTGCGGGGACGGCCAACCAGCTCCTCGAACGCCGTGGGATAGTCCCGGGCAGCGCCTCGGCTCAAGACAAGGTCCCGGAAGCGTTGACCGGCGGCCCGCAGATCACTCTGCTGCTCAAACCACGAGAAGCCGTCCGCGTCGAGTGCCTCAGCCCATAGGTAGGAGTAGTAGCCCGCCGAGTAGCCGCCCGCGAAGATGTGATTGAAGTAGGCAGAGGTGTACCGCGGCACCAGAGCCTCAACGTCGAGACCGGCATCGGCGAGGGCGGCCTGTTCGAAAGCCTCGATGTCCTCGATGGCGGCGGCCTGCTCGGAGTTAAGGGAGTGCCATGCGAGGTCGATGATCGCCGCCCCTAGGTATTCCGCGGTGGCGAAGCCCTGGCCAGCCTGGCGCTGGGCGTAGACGGCCTTCAGGTAGGACTCCGGCAGCGGCTCTCCGGTCTCTTCGTGGCGAGCATAGTGTGCCACGATCTCGGGGACGAAGGCCCAATTCTCGTTAATCTGGGACGGAAACTCCACCCAGTCGCGCGGGACATTCGTCCCCGACAAAGACGGATAGCGCACGTCGGAGAGCAATCCGTGCAGGGCGTGGCCGAACTCGTGGAAGACGGTGGTGACCTCGTCCATTGTCAGGGCGTTATCGCTGACACTCATAACGTTGACCACGACTGGGCGCGACCCGGTCAGCTCGGCCTGCTCGGTGAAGGTAGACATCCATGCGCCGCCGCGCTTCGACGCCCGTGCCCGGTAATCCGTGAGCAGCAGGCCTAAGCCTTCGCCATCGTGGTCGAGGACCTCGTAAACCTTGACGTCGTCGCGGTACGCCTTGAGGTCCGGTCGGTCGATAACCGTGATCCCGTAGAGCAGGTGCGCGGCATAGAACACGCCGTCGCGCAACACCCTCGATAGGTGGAAGTAAGGTCGCAGCTGTTCGTCGGTCACGCCCTGGTCGCGTTGACGCAGCTGGGCGGCGTAGTAGGGCCAATCCGCGGCGTCGAGCTCCTGCTCAGCTAGTTCGCTAGCGAGCTTTAATTCCGCGGCTGCATTGGCGCTGGCCGCCGGGGCGATGTCCGTGAGCAGACGCCGTGCGGCATCCGCGCTGCCAGCGGTTTCCTGCTCAATGACGACGTCGGCGTGGGTGTCGTAGCCCAGCAGCCGGGCACGCTCGGCGCGCAAGCGCACGGTCTCTAGCAAGACATCCCGGTTGGAGTGCGCCCCGCGGCGGCGCGAGGCCTCGAACACCTGGTGGCGGGTCGCGGGGTTAGTGAGCACCTCCTGCGCGGACTGTGTGGAGGGAAGCTCCAGCGCGAGCAGGTATCCCTCGCGGCCGGAGTCTTCGGCGAGCTGGCGCGCGGCCGCGATGCGGGCCTCGGAAAGCCCGTCAAGTTCCTCAGCGGTGTCAACAGCGACGGCGAGGGCCTGGGTGTCGGCCAGCAGATTGCGCCCGAATTGCTCCGATAGAACGGCGAGGCGCTCATTGATCTCATTTAGTCGTGCCCGGCCCTCGGCGTTGAGGTCAGCGCCGCGTCGAACGAAACGGTGGCACAGGAGCCGGTGAAGCCGCCGCGACTGCTCATCCTCGGGGACGTCGACGCCACGCACCCGCCGGTACAGCTCGTCGTGCTGGTAGAGCCAGTCCTCGTGAGCG
Above is a genomic segment from Corynebacterium uterequi containing:
- a CDS encoding ABC transporter ATP-binding protein, with product MTTLLSVDDAGKKITKRWLWQHLNFSLQPGEVLVLTGPSGCGKSTLLNCIGLLDDLTTGEIHAFGRPYSRLSGRQQRNLRRNNIGYLFQDFALIDNSSIEANLRIASRSDHRRAELAGLITASLDAVGLAGRHKDIIHTLSGGEQQRVAVARLLLRQPELILADEPTASLDRDNASAVLGLLKQAAHNGAGVIIVSHDPWVISHCDTTYSLVGNATSEPAANRR
- a CDS encoding M3 family metallopeptidase, with protein sequence MTNPLCEPSTLDYGLPPFDTIRLEHVEPAIDAGVAQQRAEIAAICAETEPSWANTVEALEISGAILRRATAWFFNLQGTDATEAFDDVAARIIPVLSAHEDWLYQHDELYRRVRGVDVPEDEQSRRLHRLLCHRFVRRGADLNAEGRARLNEINERLAVLSEQFGRNLLADTQALAVAVDTAEELDGLSEARIAAARQLAEDSGREGYLLALELPSTQSAQEVLTNPATRHQVFEASRRRGAHSNRDVLLETVRLRAERARLLGYDTHADVVIEQETAGSADAARRLLTDIAPAASANAAAELKLASELAEQELDAADWPYYAAQLRQRDQGVTDEQLRPYFHLSRVLRDGVFYAAHLLYGITVIDRPDLKAYRDDVKVYEVLDHDGEGLGLLLTDYRARASKRGGAWMSTFTEQAELTGSRPVVVNVMSVSDNALTMDEVTTVFHEFGHALHGLLSDVRYPSLSGTNVPRDWVEFPSQINENWAFVPEIVAHYARHEETGEPLPESYLKAVYAQRQAGQGFATAEYLGAAIIDLAWHSLNSEQAAAIEDIEAFEQAALADAGLDVEALVPRYTSAYFNHIFAGGYSAGYYSYLWAEALDADGFSWFEQQSDLRAAGQRFRDLVLSRGAARDYPTAFEELVGRPRSVKALLARRGLAGSAVDN